The Cryptococcus neoformans var. neoformans B-3501A chromosome 4, whole genome shotgun sequence genome has a window encoding:
- a CDS encoding hypothetical protein (HMMPfam hit to Guanylate_kin, Guanylate kinase, score: 135.7, E(): 1e-37): MSRPINPDVVNRPLVICGPSGTGKSTLLKTLFESQPDTFGFSVSHTTRKPRPGEENGREYHFVTKEEFMEGVGKGEFLEWAEFGGNCYGTTFAALTALHPRRCILDIELQGVLQLKAKAPLQTPPLEPVFLFLSPPSISQLKSRLSGRGTETDASIRKRLDAAKEELRYAKEGKYDVYVVNDDLKVAGEKLEKVAMGWEGWKTCGDVLPELNLAELD, translated from the exons ATGTCGAGGCCCATCAATCCAGACGTCGTCAACCGC CCACTTGTGATTTGCGGCCCTTCTGGTACCGGAAAATCTACCCTCCTCAAGACTCTTTTTGAGAGCCAGCCTGATACCTTTGGTTTTTCCGTCTCTCATACTACTCGAAAGCCTAGGCCCGGGGAGGAAAATGGCCGAGAATACCACTTTGTCACCAAGGAAGAGTTTATGGAGGGTGTCGGCAAGGGCGAATTTTTGGAGTGGGCCGAATTCGGGGGCAATTG TTACGGAACTACATTTGCTGCCTTGACCGCCCTTCATCCCCGCCGATGCATTCTCGACATTGAACTGCAAGGTGTCCTTCAGCTAAAGGCTAAGGCCCCGCTCCAAACCCCTCCCCTCGAACCGGtgtttctcttcctttctccgcCTTCCATTTCTCAACTTAAATCCCGTTTGTCTGGGCGAGGTACCGAGACCGACGCCTCCATCCGAAAGAGGCTCGATGCTGCCAAGGAGGAGCTGAGGTACGCGAAGGAGGGCAAATATGATGTTTACGTTGTCAACGATGATCTGAAGGTGGCTGGCGAAAAGCTTGAGAAAGTTGCGATGGGTTGGGAGGGCTGGAAGACTTGCGGTGACGTCTTGCCAGAGCTGAACTTGGCTGAACTTGACTAA